In Amyelois transitella isolate CPQ chromosome 3, ilAmyTran1.1, whole genome shotgun sequence, a single genomic region encodes these proteins:
- the LOC106137786 gene encoding uncharacterized protein LOC106137786: MVSKGTLLLSCHGLIWAAAVLALWAGGARAAARYDTATPHAPPYNKYKYIPLHSDGYDSDDPVEPASEEEPSGSHMAPSEMILTGLRTILDVIRNINKKRASSKAIQANSTALALHRNGTGSGRGFDDYYDEHHYHDTTTTTAKPMKQGRYTDPWAGYYDWIINEGSFKFWSAFQLFTAALLLYAAFSAIYYAKFNPILPDYSMEYDDYFLERTVGRKARSLDTSELPSGLSWMNSRTFQFILDAIVKHYEEE, translated from the exons atggtaTCAAAAGGCACGTTACTTTTGTCATGTCACGGGTTAATATGGGCTGCGGCCGTTCTAGCGCTTtgggcgggcggcgcgcgcgcagcggCTCGCTACGACACGGCCACGCCGCATGCGCCGccttacaataaatacaaatatatcccACTGca CAGCGACGGTTACGACTCTGACGACCCCGTGGAGCCCGCCAGCGAGGAGGAACCCAGCGGCTCTCACATGGCACCCTCCGAGATGATACTCACTGGTCTTCGAACCATTCTGGACGTCATCAGGAACATCAATAAGAAGAGAGCTAGCTCGAAAGCAATACAAGCTAACTCAACTGCTCTGGCG TTGCATAGAAACGGCACGGGCAGCGGGCGCGGCTTCGATGACTACTATGATGAGCACCACTACCACGACACGACGACCACGACCGCCAAGCCCATGAAGCAGGGCCGGTATACCGACCCCTGGGCCGGGTACTATGACTGGATCATCAACGAGGGCTCTTTCAAGTTCTGGAGCGCTTTCCag CTCTTCACAGCAGCTCTTCTCCTATACGCTGCATTTTCTGCTATCTACTACGCGAAGTTCAACCCTATTCTTCCGGACTACAGTATGGAGTATGACGACTACTTCCTCGAAAGAACTGTGGGTAGAAAGGCCAGGAGTTTGGATACATCGGAGCTACCCTCGGGGCTGAGTTGGATGAATTCCAGAACCTTCCAGTTTATATTAGATGCTATAGTAAAACATTACGAGGAAGAATAg
- the LOC106137785 gene encoding uncharacterized protein LOC106137785: MTASMEQRSREGHWSRLVGAQCTNKLKMERIIACSLLVCILNVKALNLPGPLVYVVTPSTQTSSANEGRSAPFYYRNWMRRMDTGPNSTSTTTTTVKTPDLIFAEFESESNNNMKKSIRKLLEKERVEAKTSTSTSTTSRPIYVPEDDSDDGIHKNEFTSSNLEDYEGKQQSGSEMTDYFTLYNNINHNVPAPVYQTSTTRATTTRTISTTSPTTITPAAMNVENIWHIIDKEKQDDDVGKWNEVSLNSSNDESSLGESNEDRNKNNQEFDDNFALPGFGKNPGHGAENESRAIRTEPNIRFPYVSLKPFQMKKPLINTFYNSKKGNNVFTNLDSFQELKNPVRGEAQDVVTLHQPIDRYNPAQPYLPQEYGSKSKQSSPSSKPIKSVAKLVPPPLPPAPQLTADDFPAPTNYESFPPYPPSKPVSSMLPSPALDPLSYKPPNIASVDISQDDNNDDGPPMDEGYRYKPPSPSGFVPTVPPVSNPFDSYKPMMAADTPDPSLHSEGYSYKKPSVAFDSPPLMDTDMSSNSYNKPQPDMNMDNDKPDFNGYHYDKPIPTKDHHSESPANPSYGSHETPPFHHDADYPELIFDKPHGHKGADDSKDMGMMMPPPPQDMPPQDMKSEMDAGSPPDDHGFPHDFPGDFKYHDFDHDHDFYHHHHHHTTTTTTTEMPRVNRYSYYYLGKKLYYLPLYFSVYFIIYVGALIIKAVLRHKIVYPNSWRPNDQTASFFSKRSVNSWDLSHENLHEITGRVTKAIADAAEKYTNGKDKSD; the protein is encoded by the exons ATGACGGCCTCTATGGAGCAGCG TTCTCGAGAGGGTCACTGGTCTAGATTAGTGGGAGCCCAATGTACCAATAAACTAAAAATGGAAAGAATAATAGCTTGTTCCTTGTTAGTGTGTATTCTAAACGTGAAAGCTTTGAATCTTCCTGGACCTTTAGTGTATGTAGTTACTCCGTCCACGCAAACATCAAGTGCAAATGAAGGTAGATCAGCGCCGTTTTATTATCGAAACTGGATGCGGCGGATGGACACAGGACCTAATTCGACATCTACGACTACAACAACTGTCAAGACACCGGATTTAATATTTGCTGAATTTGAATCagaatctaacaacaacatgAAGAAATCTATAAGGAAATTATTGGAAAAAGAGAGAGTAGAAGCGAAGACAAGTACCAGCACATCAACGACATCGAGGCCAATATATGTACCAGAAGACGATTCGGACGACGGTATTCATAAAAATGAATTCACCTCATCAAATTTGGAAGATTATGAGGGAAAACAACAAAGCGGCAGTGAGATGACtgattattttactttgtataataatataaaccaTAATGTTCCCGCTCCTGTTTACCAGACCTCCACCACTCGGGCAACAACGACACGAACGATCTCTACGACCTCACCTACGACCATCACACCAGCTGCGATGAACGTTGAGAATATTTGGCACATTATTGATAAGGAGAAACAAGATGACGACGTCGGAAAGTGGAATGaagtttctttaaattccaGTAACGATGAAAGTAGCCTCGGAGAATCTAATGAGgacagaaacaaaaacaaccaAGAGTTTGATGACAACTTTGCCTTACCAgg ATTTGGCAAGAATCCTGGCCATGGAGCAGAAAATGAATCTCGAGCTATTCGCACAGAACCAAATATACGATTTCCATATGTTAGTTTAAAACcatttcaaatgaaaaaaccactcattaatacattttacaatagtaaaaaaggaaataatgtatttactaATTTGGACAGCTTCCAAGAACTCAAAAATCCTGTAAGAGGAGAGGCCCAGGATGTAGTTACTTTGCATCAACCTATCGATCGGTATAATCCAGCACAGCCATATTTACCACAAGAGTATGGCAGTAAATCAAAACAGTCCAGTCCAAGTTCGAAACCAATAAAATCCGTTGCGAAATTAGTGCCTCCCCCACTGCCACCAGCCCCTCAATTAACCGCGGATGATTTTCCTGCGCCGACAAATTACGAGTCGTTTCCTCCTTACCCTCCTTCAAAACCAGTGTCTTCAATGCTACCTTCCCCTGCCCTAGATCCTCTTTCTTATAAGCCACCAAATATAGCCTCGGTTGATATTTCTCAAGATGATAATAATGACGATGGCCCTCCAATGGATGAAGGATATCGATATAAACCTCCTTCACCGTCAGGCTTTGTACCAACTGTCCCACCAGTAAGCAATCCATTTGATAGTTATAAACCAATGATGGCTGCTGACACACCAGACCCTTCTTTACATTCGGAAGGTTACTCTTATAAGAAACCATCGGTAGCATTTGATTCTCCACCACTTATGGATACAGATATGAGCAGCAATTCTTACAATAAGCCGCAGCCAGATATGAATATGGATAATGATAAACCTGACTTTAATGGATATCATTACGATAAGCCAATTCCAACAAAAGATCATCACTCGGAATCACCAGCAAACCCTAGTTATGGATCACATGAAACACCGCCATTCCACCATGACGCCGACTATCctgaattaatatttgacaAGCCGCATGGACATAAAGGTGCAGATGACTCTAAAGACATGGGTATGATGATGCCACCACCACCACAGGATATGCCGCCCCAAGATATGAAATCAGAAATGGACGCAGGTTCACCTCCAGATGATCATGGATTTCCACACGATTTCCCTGgtgattttaaatatcatGACTTTGATCATGATCATGACTTCTATCATCACCATCATCATCACACAACGACAACAACAACAACGGAAATGCCTCGTGTAAACAgatatagttattattatttgggaAAGAAACTTTACTATTTACCACTTTATTTCAgcgtatattttataatctacGTAGGAGCTTTAATCATAAAAGCCGTGTTGCGACATAAGATCGTTTACCCCAACAGTTGGCGTCCTAATGACCAGACAGCATCATTTTTCTCTAAAAGATCTGTAAATTCATGGGACTTATCACATGAAAACTTACATGAAATAACTGGCAGAGTTACAAAAGCTATAGCTGATGCAGCGGAGAAGTATACAAATGGAAAGGATAAGTCTGATTAA